In one window of Candidatus Avedoeria danica DNA:
- a CDS encoding phosphatase PAP2 family protein — protein sequence MNPILALDHRIAHTLRNHPLPAAFEPVVRLVSHFGLFPAHVALWCAAAWAVDFAPPVVWALVGAVVVRAIAFVLKALTRRQRPYEIVGGVSRVGGRPPDSSFPSSHTAQVVYTAVALTRIAAPAGVPFVPPWWVLAAVVAAVAYARMRLGVHFATDVAAGGAIGAAAALIVRYMA from the coding sequence ATGAACCCCATCCTTGCCCTCGACCACCGCATCGCCCACACGCTCCGGAACCACCCGCTGCCCGCGGCCTTCGAGCCCGTCGTCCGCCTCGTCAGCCACTTCGGCCTGTTCCCGGCGCACGTCGCGCTGTGGTGCGCCGCGGCATGGGCCGTCGACTTCGCGCCGCCCGTCGTGTGGGCGCTGGTGGGCGCGGTGGTGGTGCGGGCGATCGCGTTCGTCCTCAAGGCTTTGACGCGCCGGCAGCGGCCGTACGAGATCGTCGGCGGCGTGTCGAGGGTCGGCGGGCGGCCGCCGGACTCGTCGTTTCCGAGCAGCCACACGGCGCAGGTCGTCTACACCGCCGTCGCGCTCACCCGCATCGCCGCACCGGCCGGCGTGCCGTTCGTGCCGCCGTGGTGGGTGCTCGCGGCGGTCGTCGCGGCGGTGGCGTACGCCCGGATGCGGCTCGGGGTGCACTTCGCGACGGACGTCGCTGCGGGCGGGGCGATCGGGGCGGCGGCCGCGCTGATCGTGCGGTACATGGCCTGA
- a CDS encoding tRNA (adenosine(37)-N6)-threonylcarbamoyltransferase complex ATPase subunit type 1 TsaE: protein MLPVSPGLPVPPGPAAAVRLERTARDAGATRAFGAALGRCLSPGALVTLSGGLGAGKTTFAQGIAGGLGITGRVSSPTYTILHGYALGANRIGPGHPPAGGTPLRADSGSIDPAAGQLLHADLYRIRSAAEALELGLDECRADGDIVVVEWPEQADGALGEADVTVTLADVVGQSGRSDTSGEAVGDAIGDAIGDADRAADRDVDRNAVGDAQDGSDPGGLEPATERRIVLIALTGAGRSILACFAADDPHGAGS, encoded by the coding sequence ATGCTCCCCGTGTCGCCCGGCCTCCCCGTTCCGCCCGGACCGGCCGCCGCCGTCCGTCTCGAGCGCACCGCCCGCGACGCCGGCGCCACCCGTGCCTTCGGTGCCGCGCTCGGCCGCTGCCTGTCGCCCGGCGCGCTCGTCACGCTGTCCGGCGGTCTCGGCGCCGGCAAGACGACGTTCGCACAGGGCATCGCCGGCGGCCTCGGGATCACGGGACGCGTTTCGAGCCCGACGTACACGATCCTCCACGGCTACGCGCTGGGGGCGAATCGGATCGGACCCGGGCATCCTCCGGCCGGCGGAACCCCTCTTCGCGCGGACTCCGGTTCGATCGATCCTGCGGCCGGTCAGCTGTTGCATGCCGACCTGTACCGCATCCGCTCGGCGGCTGAGGCGCTCGAGCTTGGCCTCGACGAGTGCCGTGCCGATGGCGATATCGTCGTCGTCGAGTGGCCGGAGCAAGCCGACGGAGCACTGGGCGAGGCGGACGTCACGGTGACGCTGGCCGACGTCGTTGGGCAGTCTGGGCGATCCGACACGAGTGGCGAAGCGGTTGGCGATGCGATTGGCGATGCGATTGGCGATGCGGATCGCGCCGCGGATCGCGACGTGGATCGCAACGCGGTTGGCGATGCGCAGGACGGCAGCGATCCCGGCGGGCTCGAACCGGCGACGGAACGCCGCATCGTCCTCATCGCCTTGACCGGCGCCGGGCGATCGATCCTGGCGTGCTTCGCCGCCGATGACCCGCACGGTGCCGGCTCGTGA
- the tsaB gene encoding tRNA (adenosine(37)-N6)-threonylcarbamoyltransferase complex dimerization subunit type 1 TsaB, protein MSSGPWLAIDTATDMAGIAVCHAERVVSERTWSSRRHHTRQLAPAVADALVEAGLGVADLEGIAVAIGPGSYTGLRIGLSLAKGLSLGAAHARPGGRPVAVIGIPTLDIVAAPLSPPDGARTAPLWAVLEAGRSRVIAARYGDGAATGGSGWPDARTLAVWTIDDLVHRVAPGDWVAGELTAEARAALEGTGARVLPAAAGLRRPGWLAHLGRQQLHLGPPPDVATLSPIYSGGEPAPPPLPSAAVVVRLMTPDDVAAVTELHDRAFLRVLDAQHFSRELANPIATTVVAVLGDGPIVGFAGLWRQVDEGHVMTIGVEPRLQSRGIGGRLLARLVEIAAADGLAALTLEVRDGNAAAQALYRRFGFEVVGRRTRYYSDTGEDALIMTRGVSP, encoded by the coding sequence ATGAGCTCGGGGCCGTGGCTGGCGATCGACACCGCGACGGACATGGCCGGCATCGCGGTGTGCCATGCGGAGCGCGTCGTCAGCGAGCGCACGTGGTCCAGCCGCCGCCACCACACGCGCCAGCTGGCGCCGGCCGTCGCCGACGCGCTGGTGGAGGCCGGCCTCGGCGTGGCGGATCTGGAGGGCATCGCGGTGGCGATCGGGCCGGGCTCGTACACCGGTCTGCGGATCGGGCTGAGCCTGGCCAAGGGGCTGTCGCTCGGCGCCGCCCACGCCCGCCCGGGCGGGCGGCCGGTGGCCGTCATCGGCATCCCGACGCTGGACATCGTGGCGGCGCCGCTTTCGCCGCCCGACGGCGCCCGCACGGCGCCGCTCTGGGCGGTGCTGGAAGCCGGCCGCAGCCGCGTGATCGCCGCGCGCTATGGGGATGGGGCGGCCACCGGCGGGAGCGGCTGGCCGGACGCCCGGACGTTGGCGGTCTGGACGATCGACGACCTCGTCCATCGCGTGGCGCCCGGCGATTGGGTGGCCGGCGAGCTGACGGCGGAGGCGCGCGCCGCGCTCGAGGGAACGGGCGCGCGCGTGCTGCCGGCGGCGGCGGGGTTGCGGCGGCCGGGCTGGCTGGCGCACCTCGGCCGGCAGCAGCTGCACCTCGGCCCGCCGCCCGATGTGGCGACGCTCTCGCCGATCTACAGCGGCGGCGAACCGGCCCCGCCGCCGCTGCCGTCCGCTGCCGTCGTCGTGCGCCTCATGACCCCCGACGACGTCGCCGCCGTCACGGAGCTGCACGACCGCGCGTTCCTGCGCGTCCTCGACGCGCAGCACTTCAGCCGCGAGCTGGCGAACCCGATCGCCACGACGGTGGTGGCGGTGCTGGGGGACGGCCCGATCGTCGGATTCGCCGGGCTGTGGCGGCAGGTCGACGAGGGCCATGTGATGACGATCGGCGTCGAGCCTCGGCTCCAGAGCCGCGGGATCGGCGGCCGCCTGCTGGCACGGCTCGTCGAAATCGCGGCGGCGGACGGGTTGGCCGCGCTCACGCTCGAGGTGCGCGACGGGAATGCGGCCGCGCAGGCCCTCTACCGGCGGTTCGGCTTCGAGGTCGTCGGCCGGCGCACGCGCTATTACTCGGACACGGGCGAGGACGCGCTGATCATGACGCGGGGCGTCTCGCCCTGA
- a CDS encoding Uma2 family endonuclease encodes MTIASPPQVTKPRPRARRRAWKLRVEQGRLADLLPAQGEWTADDYLWLTRDTNHLIEWADGWIEELPMPTVTHQRISKRLLLLLDAWLEARGGVIYYSPLRLRVSETRFREPDLLAFLDAADARNADDYWRGADLVVEIISPGNADHDLVTKRLEYAEARIPEYWIVDTQSPSLTVLALESDAYREHGRFAPGENATSPLLPGLAVAMDVLFAVR; translated from the coding sequence ATGACGATCGCCAGCCCGCCCCAGGTCACCAAGCCGCGCCCGCGCGCACGGCGGCGTGCCTGGAAGCTGCGCGTCGAACAGGGTCGCCTGGCCGACCTCCTGCCGGCGCAAGGCGAATGGACGGCGGACGACTATCTGTGGCTGACGCGGGACACCAACCACCTCATCGAGTGGGCGGACGGCTGGATCGAGGAACTGCCGATGCCGACCGTGACCCACCAGCGAATCTCGAAGCGCTTGCTCCTGCTACTCGATGCCTGGCTCGAAGCTCGCGGAGGCGTGATCTACTACTCGCCGCTTCGGCTTCGCGTCTCAGAGACGCGCTTTCGCGAACCTGATCTGCTTGCCTTCTTGGATGCGGCCGACGCACGCAACGCCGACGACTACTGGCGCGGGGCGGACCTCGTTGTCGAGATCATCAGCCCAGGCAACGCCGACCACGACCTCGTGACGAAGCGCCTGGAGTATGCCGAGGCGCGCATCCCGGAGTACTGGATCGTCGACACCCAGTCACCGTCCCTCACCGTGTTGGCGCTCGAGTCCGACGCCTATCGGGAACACGGCCGCTTCGCCCCTGGTGAGAACGCCACCTCGCCGCTCCTGCCCGGTCTCGCCGTCGCCATGGACGTGCTCTTCGCCGTTCGCTGA
- a CDS encoding Uma2 family endonuclease produces MTIASPPQATRPRPRARGRAWKLRVEQSRLADLLPAQGEWTADDYLWLTRDTRRLIELADGWIEELPMPTDTHQRIIGYLYRTFFEMLTPRGSLVRFSGLKVRLAEQRFREPDVLVLLDPHDVRHGEAYWTGADLVVEVISPSNADHDRVTKRVEYAEAGIAEYWIVDPPSETVTVFVLDADAAGSYREYGRYATGAVLTSPLLPDLMVPVEGVFTAF; encoded by the coding sequence ATGACGATCGCCAGCCCACCCCAGGCCACCAGGCCGCGCCCGCGTGCCCGGGGGCGTGCCTGGAAGCTGCGCGTCGAACAGAGCCGCTTGGCTGACCTCCTGCCGGCGCAGGGGGAGTGGACGGCGGACGACTATCTCTGGCTGACACGGGATACGCGGCGTCTCATCGAGTTGGCGGATGGTTGGATCGAGGAGCTACCGATGCCGACCGACACGCATCAACGCATCATCGGCTATCTCTACCGCACATTCTTCGAGATGCTCACCCCGCGTGGGAGCTTGGTTCGCTTCAGCGGACTGAAGGTGCGCCTTGCCGAGCAGCGCTTCCGCGAACCGGACGTCCTCGTCCTCCTCGACCCGCACGATGTGCGCCACGGCGAAGCGTACTGGACGGGCGCAGATCTCGTCGTTGAGGTCATCAGCCCGAGCAACGCCGATCACGACCGGGTTACGAAGCGCGTCGAGTATGCGGAGGCCGGAATTGCTGAGTACTGGATCGTCGACCCACCGTCGGAGACGGTCACCGTGTTCGTGTTGGATGCAGACGCAGCCGGTAGCTACCGCGAGTACGGTCGTTACGCTACCGGCGCCGTGTTGACATCGCCACTCCTACCCGACCTGATGGTTCCCGTGGAAGGCGTGTTCACCGCTTTCTAA
- a CDS encoding NAD(+)/NADH kinase — protein MAAMAGAPAGAADIAVTTMGAGWPGPGRRAGVFYHPRVAESRALADRLAEALTAAGADPLVADAWQDIEALDGCVVACDWLIVLGGDGTMLRVARLAAAADVPLIGVNYGRLGFLTEIEPADAIATLPRLLAGDVVIEERVLLRCTGMIGGQPIGPLDAVNDVFVGRGRVSRPVRLDTAIDGAPYLRYFADGLIVATPTGSTAYSLSAGGPVVDPTMAAIVVTPVVPHPVPIKTLVLAPERVVDIVVRTDYDAILSIDGGPAHDLADGDHVRVGLSPHRARFMRLGSTGDFYAGLVERLHRGKSIRPRETS, from the coding sequence ATGGCAGCGATGGCGGGAGCGCCTGCGGGTGCGGCGGACATCGCGGTAACAACGATGGGGGCCGGCTGGCCGGGCCCGGGGCGGCGGGCCGGTGTCTTCTACCACCCGCGCGTCGCCGAGTCTCGCGCGCTGGCCGACCGGTTGGCCGAGGCGTTGACGGCAGCGGGCGCCGATCCGCTGGTGGCGGATGCGTGGCAGGACATCGAGGCGCTCGACGGCTGCGTCGTGGCGTGCGACTGGCTGATCGTCCTCGGCGGGGACGGGACGATGCTGCGCGTCGCGCGGCTGGCGGCGGCGGCCGATGTGCCGCTGATCGGCGTGAACTACGGGCGGCTCGGGTTCCTGACCGAGATCGAGCCGGCGGATGCCATCGCCACCCTGCCGCGGCTCCTGGCGGGCGACGTCGTGATCGAGGAGCGCGTGCTCCTGCGCTGCACGGGCATGATCGGCGGCCAGCCGATCGGCCCGCTGGATGCCGTCAACGACGTCTTCGTCGGCCGCGGTCGTGTCTCGCGCCCGGTGCGGTTGGACACGGCCATCGACGGCGCGCCCTACCTGCGCTACTTCGCCGACGGCCTGATCGTGGCCACGCCCACCGGCTCGACGGCCTACAGCCTGTCGGCCGGCGGCCCGGTCGTCGACCCGACGATGGCGGCCATCGTCGTCACGCCCGTCGTGCCGCACCCCGTGCCGATCAAGACGCTCGTCCTCGCGCCCGAGCGCGTCGTGGACATCGTCGTTCGGACGGACTACGACGCGATCCTGTCCATCGACGGCGGCCCGGCCCACGACTTGGCCGACGGCGACCACGTCCGCGTCGGCCTGAGCCCGCACCGCGCCCGCTTCATGCGCCTCGGCTCGACCGGCGACTTCTACGCCGGCCTGGTCGAACGGCTCCACCGCGGCAAGTCCATCCGGCCGCGCGAGACTTCGTGA
- a CDS encoding FAD-dependent oxidoreductase produces MLRITDLRLPLDHPKDALRASVVARLAVADHDVTVVTIFKRSVDARKQRSLLYVYTVDCEVQGEAAVLKRLAADRRIGPSPDTRYRFVGHAPADFYAASTTPSTTPSTSTALRSPMSPISHTSPDTPLRPVIVGFGPCGIFCALVLAQMGLRPIVLERGKRVRERTQDTWGLWRRGVLDPESNVQFGEGGAGTFSDGKLWSQISDPRHLTRKVLTEFVKAGAPEEILYVQKPHIGTFRLVKVVEHMRAEIERLGGEIRFEQRVTDVRIEDGRIRGVSLADGGELRADHVVLALGHSARDTFSVLHARGVHMEAKPFAVGYRIEHPQSVIDRARFGPNAGNPLLGPADYRLVHHASNGRDVYSFCMCPGGTVVAATSEVNCVVTNGMSQYSRKERNANAGIVVGIAPADYAADLNAPGPVSPLDGIAFQRRLETRAFHLGGGDYAAPGQLVGDFLAGRPSTAFGDVLPSYTPGVRPTDFDMRDERGNASLPDYAVAAIREALPAFDRQIAGFAMPDAVLTGVETRTSSPLRMPRGLDYQSVNVRGLYPAGEGAGYAGGIMSAGVDGIEVAEAVGRAMLTERGLRGP; encoded by the coding sequence ATGCTGCGGATCACCGACCTCCGACTCCCCCTCGATCACCCCAAGGACGCCCTGCGCGCATCGGTCGTCGCCCGCCTGGCTGTGGCCGACCACGACGTGACGGTCGTGACGATCTTCAAGCGCAGCGTCGATGCGCGCAAGCAGCGGTCGCTCCTGTACGTCTACACCGTCGACTGCGAAGTGCAGGGCGAGGCGGCGGTGCTGAAGCGGCTCGCCGCCGATCGGCGGATCGGCCCGTCGCCGGACACGCGCTACCGCTTCGTCGGTCACGCGCCGGCGGACTTCTACGCGGCGTCGACAACGCCGTCGACAACGCCGTCGACGTCGACGGCGCTCAGGTCGCCGATGTCGCCGATATCGCACACATCGCCCGACACACCGCTGCGCCCGGTGATCGTCGGTTTCGGTCCGTGCGGCATCTTTTGTGCGCTCGTCCTCGCGCAGATGGGCCTGCGGCCGATCGTTCTGGAGCGCGGCAAGAGGGTGCGCGAGCGGACGCAGGACACGTGGGGCCTGTGGCGGCGGGGCGTGTTGGATCCGGAGTCGAACGTGCAGTTCGGCGAGGGCGGCGCTGGCACATTCTCCGACGGCAAGCTCTGGAGCCAGATCAGCGACCCGCGCCACCTGACGCGCAAGGTCCTCACCGAGTTCGTGAAGGCCGGCGCGCCGGAGGAGATCCTCTACGTTCAGAAGCCGCACATCGGCACGTTCCGGCTCGTGAAGGTCGTCGAGCACATGCGCGCCGAGATCGAGCGGTTGGGCGGCGAGATCCGCTTCGAACAGCGCGTGACGGACGTCCGGATCGAGGACGGCCGGATCCGCGGCGTCTCGCTGGCGGACGGCGGCGAGCTCCGCGCCGATCACGTCGTCCTCGCGCTCGGCCACAGCGCGCGGGACACGTTCTCCGTGCTGCACGCCCGCGGCGTGCACATGGAGGCCAAGCCGTTCGCCGTGGGCTACCGGATCGAGCACCCGCAGTCCGTCATCGACCGCGCCCGGTTCGGACCGAACGCCGGCAACCCGCTCCTCGGACCGGCCGACTATCGCCTGGTGCACCATGCCAGCAACGGCCGCGACGTGTACAGCTTCTGCATGTGCCCCGGCGGCACCGTCGTCGCAGCCACATCCGAAGTGAACTGCGTCGTCACGAACGGCATGAGCCAGTACTCGCGCAAGGAGCGCAACGCGAACGCCGGCATCGTCGTCGGCATCGCGCCCGCGGACTACGCGGCCGATCTGAACGCGCCTGGGCCGGTCAGCCCGCTCGACGGCATCGCCTTCCAGCGCCGCCTCGAGACGCGCGCCTTCCATTTGGGCGGCGGCGACTACGCGGCGCCCGGCCAGCTCGTCGGCGACTTCCTGGCCGGCCGGCCCTCGACCGCGTTCGGCGACGTCCTGCCGTCCTACACGCCCGGCGTACGGCCGACGGACTTCGACATGCGCGACGAGCGCGGCAACGCCAGCCTGCCGGACTACGCCGTCGCCGCGATCCGCGAGGCGCTGCCGGCCTTCGACCGGCAGATCGCGGGCTTCGCGATGCCCGACGCGGTGCTCACCGGCGTCGAGACGCGCACGTCGTCGCCGCTGCGGATGCCGCGCGGGTTGGATTACCAGAGCGTGAACGTGCGGGGGCTGTATCCGGCGGGCGAAGGGGCGGGGTACGCGGGGGGGATCATGAGCGCGGGGGTGGACGGGATCGAGGTGGCGGAGGCGGTGGGGCGGGCCATGCTCACAGAGAGGGGGCTCCGTGGCCCGTAG